One genomic region from Amphiprion ocellaris isolate individual 3 ecotype Okinawa chromosome 20, ASM2253959v1, whole genome shotgun sequence encodes:
- the tmem30b gene encoding cell cycle control protein 50B, whose translation MVKQEQELDNRPDNTAFTQQRLPAWQPMLSAGIVIPGFVLIGLAFIGIGIALFVTSRSIQVLEIDYTGVAQDSPCYRCSDPDTKDCMCSMDFSIDTLFKGPVFFYYGLTNYFQNYRRYGASKDANQLSGDLKYFTNPSSDCSPYQYDNDKPIVPCGSIANSMFNDTFKLYQIVNGTRKQVPLDGKGIAWWTDYNVKYRNPSVTPLENAFNGTVKPVFWSRPAYKLDPTDPANNGFINQDFLVWMRRAALPNFRKLYRRITEGDYAEGLPAGNYTLEIAYNYPVLSFDGEKKVVFSNVSWMGGKNEFLGIAYLVIGSLCIVMSIVMLIVYAKFKFPEED comes from the exons ATGGTGAAACAAGAGCAGGAGTTAGACAACCGGCCCGACAACACCGCCTTCACTCAGCAGAGGCTTCCTGCATGGCAGCCTATGCTCTCAGCTGGGATTGTAATCCCAGGGTTTGTCCTAATTGGTCTGGCATTCATCGGCATTGGCATCGCCCTGTTTGTCACTTCTCGGAGCATCCAGGTGTTGGAG ATAGACTACACTGGGGTTGCGCAGGATTCACCGTGCTACAGGTGCTCTGACCCAGATACTAAGGACTGTATGTGCAGCATGGACTTCTCCATTGACACTCTATTTAAG GGAcctgtgttcttttattatgGCCTGACGAACTACTTTCAGAACTACAGAAGGTACGGGGCGTCCAAAGATGCTAACCAGCTGTCTGGAGACCTGAAATACTTCACG AATCCCAGTAGTGATTGCTCTCCCTACCAGTACGATAACGACAAACCAATTGTGCCATGTGGATCAATCGCAAACAGCATGTTCAATG ATACTTTCAAGCTGTATCAGATTGTCAATGGGACAAGGAAGCAGGTCCCCCTTGATGGTAAAGGGATTGCTTGGTGGACAGACTACAACGTCAAATACAGAAACCCCAGTGTCACACCCCTCGAGAACGCCTTCAACG GTACCGTGAAACCTGTATTTTGGTCAAGACCTGCTTACAAGCTGGACCCCACAGACCCGGCTAACAACGGCTTCATCAACCAAGACTTCCTGGTGTGGATGAGGAGGGCAGCCCTTCCAAATTTCAGAAAGCTGTATCGACGAATTACAGAGGGGGATTATGCAGAGGGTCTCCCGGCTGGAAACTACACCCTCGAAATTGCCTACA ACTATCCTGTTCTGAGCTTTGACGGGGAAaagaaggtggttttcagcaACGTGTCCTGGATGGGTGGAAAGAATGAGTTCCTGGGAATTGCCTACCTCGTTATTGGTTCACTGTGTATCGTCATGTCTATCGTCATGCTCATCGTCTACGCTAAATTCAAGTTtcctgaggaggactga